A segment of the Manis javanica isolate MJ-LG chromosome 10, MJ_LKY, whole genome shotgun sequence genome:
gattcaaaaaatttataccTATCCTACTCAAACAATAGCCCCAAaataattgaagaggaaggaaagcttccaactTCACTCTTTGATGCCAGTATCACCCTGGTGCCAAACCAGAAAAGAACGctagagaaaaagaatattataCACCAACATCTTTGCTAAACATAGATGCAATAATCCTAAACAAATTATTAGGAGACCAAATTTAAAACTTCACTGAAAAAATCACTCAGTGCAAGTAGGTTTTATtcctgagagaaagagaggatgtTCAATATCTATAGTAAGTCAGTgtaatacacattaaaaaaacaaaggataaaactATTGATCACCtcaataaacactgaaaaaacatttgacaaaattcaatagccattcatgataaaaactttcaaaaaaatggatacagagggaactacctcaacataataaaggcggaatatgacaaacccacatctaattatttcatattcaaggtgaaaaactaaaagcttcctctaagattaggagcaagacaaggattcccattctccccactttattcaacataatcCTAGAAATCCAAGTCACAGAAATTggacaagaaaaaagaataaaaggcacccaaattggtaggaagaagtaaaattgtcacgaTTTGTTGATATGAAATTACATATTGAAGACCTTAAAAACTCCACCCAAAAAACAATTAGAATTAATTGATGAATGAAGTAAACtcacaagatacaaaattaatgtacagaaatctgttgcatttctatatgcaaacaataaactagcaaaaagaaaaattaagaaaacaatcccatttacaattatttcaaaaaaaaaatacctagggataaatctaaccaaagagggGAATGACCAGTATTTTGAAAACTATGTAACACTGATGGTAGAAATTgaacaagacacaaataaatgggaaactAATCAATGCTCATgcgtaagaagaattaatattgttaaaatggccatactgtccaaggtaatctacagattcaatacactcccaatgacatttttcaatgaactagagcaaagaatcctaaaatttgtatggaaccccaatcttgagaaagaagaacaaagctggggatatcaTGCTCCTTGATTTTAAACTATTTCAAAGCTACAGGAATTAAAAGAGTATGGTACTGTCATAATACCGGATACATataacaatggaacagaatagagggcccatAAACCTTCATTTATATGGtcattaatatatgacaaagaaggaaaggaTGTAGTACAATGGGGAAGAGAAACTATCTTCAATCAATGATGCCAAGAAAACTGGacaacataaaaaagaatgaaactgaatcactttcttataccatacacaaaaataaacttggatTAAGAACctaaatatgaaacattaaatcataaaaatattaaagaaaatgtagGCAGTAAAATCTTGAATAtaggcattagtaattttttttgcctttcttctaaggcaagggaaaaaatgcaaaaataagtgggactacatgaagctaaaaggcttctgcacaacaaaggaaaccatcaagaaaatgaaaaagcaacctactgaattGGAGAATGCATTTGCAAAATCACAattctgataaggggctaatatccaaaatttaCAAacaactcatacaattcaatcccccaaaaacaaataatctgatagGAAAATGGACTGAGggcctaaatagacattttcccaaagaaaatgtatagatggtcaacacacacatgaaaagatgctcatcaacGCTAATCcccagggaaattcaaatcaaaatttcaatgagctattacctcacacttgttagaatggctattattaaaaacacaagaaataataaTGTCAGTGAGGATGTGAAATGAAGGAAATACTTATGCCTTTTTTGTGACTATGAAATGGGGCAGCTAATacaaaaacagtacagaggtatctcaaaaacttaaaacagaaatatcatacaCCTGAGTAATGCCAGAtgtatttacctgaagaacacAAAACAGTAGGGCAAAAtgatatacccctatgtttactgcagcgtTATACATAATAGACAAAATATAGAAGCAATCTCAGCGCCCATCcctagatgaatggctaaagaagatgtggttcagatgcacaatgaaatattgctcagccataagaataataTCAAACTCTTGCCGTTTGTGACAACACGGATATAACtacaaggtattatgctaagtgaaagagaaCAGAGCAAACAAATATCGTAGGACTTCCATTATATCTTGAAATAAAACACacgaacaaagaaataaatacactcataaatacagagaacagattggtctTTGCCATAAAAGAAAGTTTGGGGCATAGcagaaataggtgaagaggatcaAGAGGTACAGActaccaattataaaataaataaatcacagggaTGACAAATAAAGCATAGAAAACATAATATCATAATGAGTTACCAAGATGGTGACAGAAGGTAATTACACTTATGATAAGcattaataatatttatacttGTTAAATATCTAGTTGTATGCCTGAAATTAATACAGTATAGTATTTCAAACTCAATTTAAAGAAACAGTATGGGTCTGTGTTGCAAGGAGGAGAGAGCAGTGATAGAGCCAAGTGAAACTAAAGAATTGGGTACCTTTGACAAGACTAAAATCTGTTGGTTGAAATGTAGATGAGGAAAACAGAAGTTTCAGAAAAGTAGGGAAATATCCATTTACGTAACGCTGGCAGGACCATGCTTCTTTCTTAGGCTTTCTCCTCAGTGCTCTTTGTTTTACAACAGTATAAGACTGGGTTTCCCATGGCTCAACTTCCTTCCAATGagcacaacattaaaaaattttaaattaaatttccaatGTGAAAATCTAGTATTtctttgaaaggaatcttttgaGGGTGTCATGGAAAGACTGCTTAACTTGTTTATTTCTAAGGGTATAAATGAAGGGGTTCAACAAAGGGGCAACAGACACAataagcagagaaacagccttaTTAATGGACACCTCGTCCTTAGCTGAAGGGTTGATATACATAAAAATGCAGCTGCCATAGCTGACGGAAACCATGATCATGTGGGAagaacaggtggaaaaggcttttTTCCTCTGCTGGGAAGAGGGTAATCTTAGAACCGTCCTAATGATGTACATGTAGGACAGAACTACACACATAAGTGTCACAATGAGAGTCAACACAGCACAGAATATGGCCAGCTGCTCTATGAACCACGTATCTGTACATGAATTCTTCAGTATTGGAGAAGCGTCACAGACAAAATGGTCAATAACAGAGTCACAGAATTCCAGATTAAGGCTCAAACCAAGGGGTGGAAGGATGATCAGCAAGCCAGATGTCCAACAACAGAGGATGAGGTTCCTGCAGACTCTGCTGTTCATGATGGTCACAtaatgcaggggtttgcagatggccacacagcggtcataggacatcacagcCAACAGAAAAAACTCTGTTGCTCCAAAGAGGATGACAAAAAATACTTGAATGAAACAGGCTTTGATGGTAATGACGTTGTTCCCACTTGCTATGATGTACAGGTAAGCGGGGACACAGGCAGTTGTAAGTGAGATTTCTAGGgaagagaaattttgaagaaagaaatacataGCTGTTTTTAAATGAGAATCCACCAAGATGAGAGAAATTATGGTCAGATTCCCAAGTACACTAAATGTATATGTgataaacagaaagataaaaaccagaaTCTCTAGCTGTGGGTCACTTGTCAGTCCCAGGATGATGAACGTCCTCACCACTGACTGGTTTCCCATCACTGACTTCATCTGCTGCCAGTCTTCACATAAAAGTCACAGAAATGGATCTGAGGAACAATGTCAAATAGGACAAAGTGAGACCAACAAAGCTAAACCAATCACATGAACTTCCTTCTGAAACTTGGTAATAGGGCTTTGATGAGATACTTCCCTCAACTCCATTGGCATGTGTTGTATGTAAGCAAAGTTTATGGGATGTTTCTCTTGAAAATTACTGCCACTGAAATTACTATAAATATTCTAGTTTCTTTGAATTCACAATGCCatttccaattaatttttttaagtccacAATTTGGTTATTTCCCCTGTAGGATTAGAAATCATCTGCTTTTGAGCTATATTTTCATGGGGCATAAAGTCTCTTTGTTCCAGAAGTTCTGTACCCAAAAGTTAAACCCTAAAATTCCCTTGCTTAAGTTATGGTGCCTGGTAAATTGGACATCTATAGGGCATGGTGTATGTGCCCTATCTAGACTCTCCAGCTCCCCTCTCTAGTGAACTAGGCCTTATTTTAGGTCAAGTCAGATTTCTTCCAGATATTAGTCTTTCACCAGCCCTTTCTCTAAATTTCTCTATTATTCCTTTATTTCCTGTGTTTAGCAAGGAGCCTTTGATGcatgattattttaatataacttgAAAAACCGTGCATAGACGTataaagagctgaagaatatcaAAACATATTTTGCTGTTCCCTCCTTCATCACAAGAAGTGTAATACACATTTCAgtagcacagagagtttaagtacaTTGTCCTTGGAGCAGTTTGTCTAGGCTCAAGTCATATCTCTGTCATCTAGTAGGGgagtgaccttggtcaagtcatttaatctctctgtgctctcagtttcctaatctgtagaGTTAAGGGGAATACTATCTCACTATCTCATAGGGCTtctgtgaggtttaaatgaatAGTATCAGTTCCCACCAGGTACAGACATTCCATAAACATTGAGAGGGTTTAGATAATGTGTAGAAAATGGGTCAATAACCTGGGTGTATGAGGCAAAATGTTTGCACACAGGTGATAAtataaaagagggaaaatataaaaaatggaatgTTTGCCCATGGTAGTTGAGATGTAAATAGTGTAAATATATGGATAGATGCCTGATAGGTAATtgacagagaaaaggagagagggagaatagAGAGAGAGACATTAAGAAGTATTTTCTGTGTGTCAAGCAAAACATTGTATATGAGACTGCACCAACATAATGATGTTTTAAATGAGTGATACCCACTGTACTGATAGGGTGGGCTTGAAAATATCCCATGCCTTACCTTAGACATTCTTTTTGTTTCATCAGGAGGCTATAACTCAAATATATGCTTAGGTGAGCCTCACAGTTGAACAAAAGCATATTAATAGGATCATCTAAGTCTCTCAGTAGCTTGGCCCAGAAACCTACACTCACCCTTTATATCACATGGTTTCTGAATTTATAAGAAATaccattataaattaaaataggaATATTTCTGTATATGCTGGGTAGTTGAAAGGAAGATAATGAAGTTCAAAGAGGAAGAGGACTTAAGAAGACTCTGGCTCAGGAAAAATGATTGGTCTTGTTTTCTCTGGAAAAAACAGGTTTTTACACTTTGGATCCTGTTTATTTTGTCCATCTGCAATAGAAATGCAGAAAACTACTGGAAAAAAAAGTCCTTGGAGGCTGTGATTATTCAGTCtctgaagaatttaaaatataatttacttcaCCGTAAAAAGATCTGAGCCAAACACCAATGGGGATAATGTCCTTACATAGACAAAGAAGCAATTATTTCAACCTTCTCAGCCCAACTGTTAAAATAAAAGGTTCCAATGACAATTTGACAGTTCAGAAACATGTCTATATATATTTGTTCACATATGGTTTATGAAATACAAAGAGTAAGATGGCCTTCTTACCTAAAATTACATTagtaaaaatagttaatataaagaaatctgaaaatg
Coding sequences within it:
- the LOC118972217 gene encoding olfactory receptor 6C2-like; translation: MKSVMGNQSVVRTFIILGLTSDPQLEILVFIFLFITYTFSVLGNLTIISLILVDSHLKTAMYFFLQNFSSLEISLTTACVPAYLYIIASGNNVITIKACFIQVFFVILFGATEFFLLAVMSYDRCVAICKPLHYVTIMNSRVCRNLILCCWTSGLLIILPPLGLSLNLEFCDSVIDHFVCDASPILKNSCTDTWFIEQLAIFCAVLTLIVTLMCVVLSYMYIIRTVLRLPSSQQRKKAFSTCSSHMIMVSVSYGSCIFMYINPSAKDEVSINKAVSLLIVSVAPLLNPFIYTLRNKQVKQSFHDTLKRFLSKKY